The following coding sequences lie in one Populus trichocarpa isolate Nisqually-1 chromosome 14, P.trichocarpa_v4.1, whole genome shotgun sequence genomic window:
- the LOC7486786 gene encoding glycine--tRNA ligase, chloroplastic/mitochondrial 2 isoform X7 — MGWRSLNSPTFSRLEVFNCRPYLLKSLTASSASSCCFRKEMSAYYLEHASVHHLQKHFDFFEEEARSLLASGLPIPAYDQLLKTSHAFNILDSRGFVGVTERARYFGRMRSLARQCAQLWLKTRESLGHPLGTVSEPAQLVSAKELLEAAVKKVHDEQRFFVLEIGTEEMPPQDVVHAGQQLKDLVLQLLEKQRLSHGKVEAFGTPRRLVVCVESLSTKQAEIELEVRGPPVSKAFDQEGNPTKAAEGFCRRYNISLDSLFRKVDGKTEYVHAHVRETARFALEILSEDLPSTISKISFPKSMRWNSQVMFSRPIRWIMALHGDVVVPFAFAGVLSGNLSYGLRNTPSATVQVESAESYEGVMQNAGINIEIEGRKRSILEQSNELAKSVKGRILIQESLLNEVVNLVEAPVPVLGKFKESFLELPEDLLTMVMQKHQKYFAITDDSGRLLPFFIAVANGAINETVVKKGNEAVLRARYEDAKFFYEMDTRKKFSEFRNQLDGILFHEKLGTMLDKMMRVENMITKLTVELGVNEDVIQVVQDAASLAMSDLATAVVTEFTALSGIMARHYALREGYSAQIAEALLEITLPRFSGDMVPKTDAGIVLAIADRLDSLVGLFAAGCQPSSANDPFGLRRISYALVQILVDNDKNLDLVRALRLAADVQPIKADVSMINDVHLFVTRRLEQFLVDKGIRPEIVRSVLAERASSPCLAAKTAYKMEALSRENLFPKVVEAYSRPTRIVRGKDVDTDMKVDEAAFETDEERALWSTFTSTKSKIYPGIEIDEFVEISSELLQPLEDFFNNVFVMVEDERIRKNRLALLNKIADLPRGIADLSVLPGF, encoded by the exons ATGGGATGGAGATCACTCAATTCACCTACTTTCAGCAG GCTGGAAGTCTTCAACTGTCGCCCATATCTGTTGAAATCACTTACGGCCTCGAGCGCATCCTCATGTTGCTTCAG GAAGGAAATGAGTGCGTATTATTTAGAACATGCCAgtgttcatcatcttcaaaagcactttgatttttttgaggAAGAAGCCCGTTCCTTGCTTGCCTCTGGTCTTCCAATCCCTGC GTATGATCAGCTACTGAAGACCTCTCATGCTTTCAATATCTTAGATTCTAGAGGTTTTGTCGGGGTAACAGAGCGTGCTCGATATTTTGGTCGAATGCGTAG CTTAGCTCGTCAATGTGCTCAACTTTGGTTAAAGACCAGGGAATCCCTTGGACATCCTCTGGGTACTGTTTCTGAACCTGCTCAACTTGTATCTGCTAAAGAGCTTTTGGAGGCAGCTGTCAAAAAG GTGCATGATGAGCAAAggttttttgttcttgaaattggTACTGAAGAGATGCCTCCTCAAGATGTAGTTCATGCAGGGCAGCAa CTCAAAGATTTAGTGTTGCAATTGCTAGAGAAACAACGATTGAGTCATGGCAAAGTTGAAGCTTTTGGTACTCCTCGCCGACTAGTG GTTTGTGTTGAGAGTCTTTCCACTAAGCAAGCTGAGATTGAGCTTGAGGTTCGAGGACCTCCTGTTTCAAAGGCCTTTGATCAAGAAGGAAATCCTACAAAG GCTGCTGAGGGTTTTTGTCGTAGATACAACATATCATTGGACTCATTGTTTAGAAAGGTTGATG GCAAAACGGAGTATGTACATGCCCATGTAAGGGAGACTGCACGATTTGCTTTGGAG ATTTTATCTGAAGATTTGCCCAGTACCATCAGTAAAATATCATTCCCAAAGTCAATGCGCTGGAACTCTCAG GTCATGTTCAGCAGACCAATTCGTTGGATTATGGCCTTGCATGGAGATGTGGTTGTTCCATTTGCATTTGCTGGAGTTTTGAG TGGGAACCTATCTTATGGCCTTCGTAATACCCCCTCAGCTACTGTTCAG GTTGAAAGTGCAGAATCTTATGAAGGTGTAATGCAAAATGCTGGaattaatattgaaattgaG GGTCGAAAACGAAGCATCTTGGAGCAATCTAATGAATTAGCAAAAAGTGTCAAAGGACGCATCCTTATTCAGGAAAGCTTACTTAATgag GTTGTCAATCTTGTTGAGGCACCAGTTCCTGTGCTTGGGAAGTTTAAAGAGTCCTTCTTGGAACTTCCAGAAGATCTTTTAACaatg GTCATGCAAAAACACCAGAAGTATTTCGCCATAACTGATGATAGTGGAAGGCTGCTGCCATTTTTTATTGCT GTGGCAAATGGAGCAATCAATGAAACCGTGGTAAAGAAAGGGAATGAAGCTGTGCTTAG AGCTCGCTATGAAGATGCAAAATTTTTCTATGAGATGGATACACGCAAGAAGTTCTCCGAGTTCCGAAATCAACTAGATGGGATTCTTTTTCAT GAAAAGTTAGGAACAATGCTTGACAAGATGATGCGCGTTGAAAACATGATCACCAAACTAACTGTGGAGTTGGGAGTTAACGAAGATGTGATTCAGGTTGTCCAGGATGCGGCATCGCTTGCTATGTCAGATCTTGCTACTGCTGTTGTGACAGAATTCACTGCCCTTTCAGGAATAATGGCACGCCATTATGCTCTTAGGGAAGGCTATTCAGCACAG ATTGCTGAGGCCTTGCTAGAAATTACACTTCCTCGATTTTCTGGAGATATGGTTCCAAAAACTGATGCAGGGATAGTTTTGGCAATTGCTGACAG ATTGGACAGCCTTGTTGGCTTATTTGCTGCTGGTTGTCAACCTAGTTCCGCTAATGACCCATTTGGCTTGCGAAGAATCTCTTATGCTCTA gtCCAAATATTGGtggataatgataaaaatttggATTTGGTTCGTGCTTTAAGACTTGCTGCTGACGTGCAACCCATCAAAGCAGATGTCTCAATGATTAATGAT gTACATCTATTTGTTACTCGAAGATTGGAGCAATTCCTG GTTGACAAGGGAATAAGGCCAGAAATTGTTCGTTCTGTTCTTGCAGAACGTGCAAGTTCCCCTTGTCTGGCAGCGAAGACAGCATATAAA ATGGAGGCTTTGTCAAGAGAAAATCTTTTCCCTAAGGTAGTTGAAGCATATTCTCGTCCAACAAGAATTGTCCGTGGCAAGGATGTGGACACTGATATGAAG GTGGATGAGGCTGCGTTTGAAACAGATGAAGAGAGAGCTTTATGGAGCACTTTCACGTCCACTAAAAGCAAAATTTATCCTG GCATTGAGATTGATGAGTTTGTTGAGATATCCTCAGAGCTACTACAGCCGCTTGAGGATTTcttcaataatgtttttgtcATGGTG GAAGATGAAAGAATCAGGAAGAACAGGCTTGCTCTGCTAAATAAAATTGCAGACCTGCCTAGAGGCATAGCAGATCTTTCAGTTTTACCAGGATTTTAG
- the LOC7486786 gene encoding glycine--tRNA ligase, chloroplastic/mitochondrial 2 isoform X1, translated as MATLALPLVISVLKPQFTRLFLFRSPATVVGRPNANRFFLNRHRPRPRHFTKTTASAISTNSSIQQHSSTNPYNEPQNTSVPTFQQAIQRLQEYWASVGCAVMQCSNTEVGAGTMNPLTFLRVLGPEPWNVAYVEPSIRPDDSRYGENPNRLQRHTQFQVILKPDPGNSQDLFIRSLSALGVDVNAHDIRFVEDNWESPVLGAWGLGWEIWMDGMEITQFTYFQQAGSLQLSPISVEITYGLERILMLLQGVDHFKKIRYADGITYGELFLENEKEMSAYYLEHASVHHLQKHFDFFEEEARSLLASGLPIPAYDQLLKTSHAFNILDSRGFVGVTERARYFGRMRSLARQCAQLWLKTRESLGHPLGTVSEPAQLVSAKELLEAAVKKVHDEQRFFVLEIGTEEMPPQDVVHAGQQLKDLVLQLLEKQRLSHGKVEAFGTPRRLVVCVESLSTKQAEIELEVRGPPVSKAFDQEGNPTKAAEGFCRRYNISLDSLFRKVDGKTEYVHAHVRETARFALEILSEDLPSTISKISFPKSMRWNSQVMFSRPIRWIMALHGDVVVPFAFAGVLSGNLSYGLRNTPSATVQVESAESYEGVMQNAGINIEIEGRKRSILEQSNELAKSVKGRILIQESLLNEVVNLVEAPVPVLGKFKESFLELPEDLLTMVMQKHQKYFAITDDSGRLLPFFIAVANGAINETVVKKGNEAVLRARYEDAKFFYEMDTRKKFSEFRNQLDGILFHEKLGTMLDKMMRVENMITKLTVELGVNEDVIQVVQDAASLAMSDLATAVVTEFTALSGIMARHYALREGYSAQIAEALLEITLPRFSGDMVPKTDAGIVLAIADRLDSLVGLFAAGCQPSSANDPFGLRRISYALVQILVDNDKNLDLVRALRLAADVQPIKADVSMINDVHLFVTRRLEQFLVDKGIRPEIVRSVLAERASSPCLAAKTAYKMEALSRENLFPKVVEAYSRPTRIVRGKDVDTDMKVDEAAFETDEERALWSTFTSTKSKIYPGIEIDEFVEISSELLQPLEDFFNNVFVMVEDERIRKNRLALLNKIADLPRGIADLSVLPGF; from the exons ATGGCAACCCTCGCGCTCCCGCTAGTCATATCCGTTTTAAAACCCCAATTCACCCGCCTCTTCCTCTTCCGCTCCCCCGCCACCGTTGTCGGAAGGCCAAACGCTAACCGCTTTTTTCTCAATCGCCACCGCCCCCGCCCCCGCCACTTCACTAAAACCACCGCCTCCGCTATTAGTACCAATTCTTCTATTCAACAGCATTCCTCAACAAACCCTTACAATGAGCCTCAAAACACCTCTGTCCCTACTTTCCAACAAGCAATTCAGCGACTCCAG GAATATTGGGCTTCAGTTGGATGTGCAGTGATGCAGTGTAGCAATACAGAG GTTGGAGCCGGGACTATGAATCCTCTTACATTCTTAAGAGTTCTTGGTCCTGAACCATGGAATGTGGC GTACGTGGAGCCTAGTATTCGCCCAGATGATAGTCGTTATGGGGAAAACCCAAACAGACTACAGCGTCACACACAGTTTCAG GTTATACTAAAACCTGATCCTGGAAATTCACAAGACCTATTTATTCGAAGTCTCTCTGCGTTAG GTGTTGATGTTAATGCACATGATATACGATTTGTGGAGGACAATTGGGAGAGCCCG GTACTTGGCGCTTGGGGTTTGGGCTGGGAAATCTGGATGGATGGGATGGAGATCACTCAATTCACCTACTTTCAGCAG GCTGGAAGTCTTCAACTGTCGCCCATATCTGTTGAAATCACTTACGGCCTCGAGCGCATCCTCATGTTGCTTCAG GGAGTTGACCATTTTAAGAAAATTCGATATGCTGATGGCATTACATATGGGGAGTTGTTCTTGGAAAATGA GAAGGAAATGAGTGCGTATTATTTAGAACATGCCAgtgttcatcatcttcaaaagcactttgatttttttgaggAAGAAGCCCGTTCCTTGCTTGCCTCTGGTCTTCCAATCCCTGC GTATGATCAGCTACTGAAGACCTCTCATGCTTTCAATATCTTAGATTCTAGAGGTTTTGTCGGGGTAACAGAGCGTGCTCGATATTTTGGTCGAATGCGTAG CTTAGCTCGTCAATGTGCTCAACTTTGGTTAAAGACCAGGGAATCCCTTGGACATCCTCTGGGTACTGTTTCTGAACCTGCTCAACTTGTATCTGCTAAAGAGCTTTTGGAGGCAGCTGTCAAAAAG GTGCATGATGAGCAAAggttttttgttcttgaaattggTACTGAAGAGATGCCTCCTCAAGATGTAGTTCATGCAGGGCAGCAa CTCAAAGATTTAGTGTTGCAATTGCTAGAGAAACAACGATTGAGTCATGGCAAAGTTGAAGCTTTTGGTACTCCTCGCCGACTAGTG GTTTGTGTTGAGAGTCTTTCCACTAAGCAAGCTGAGATTGAGCTTGAGGTTCGAGGACCTCCTGTTTCAAAGGCCTTTGATCAAGAAGGAAATCCTACAAAG GCTGCTGAGGGTTTTTGTCGTAGATACAACATATCATTGGACTCATTGTTTAGAAAGGTTGATG GCAAAACGGAGTATGTACATGCCCATGTAAGGGAGACTGCACGATTTGCTTTGGAG ATTTTATCTGAAGATTTGCCCAGTACCATCAGTAAAATATCATTCCCAAAGTCAATGCGCTGGAACTCTCAG GTCATGTTCAGCAGACCAATTCGTTGGATTATGGCCTTGCATGGAGATGTGGTTGTTCCATTTGCATTTGCTGGAGTTTTGAG TGGGAACCTATCTTATGGCCTTCGTAATACCCCCTCAGCTACTGTTCAG GTTGAAAGTGCAGAATCTTATGAAGGTGTAATGCAAAATGCTGGaattaatattgaaattgaG GGTCGAAAACGAAGCATCTTGGAGCAATCTAATGAATTAGCAAAAAGTGTCAAAGGACGCATCCTTATTCAGGAAAGCTTACTTAATgag GTTGTCAATCTTGTTGAGGCACCAGTTCCTGTGCTTGGGAAGTTTAAAGAGTCCTTCTTGGAACTTCCAGAAGATCTTTTAACaatg GTCATGCAAAAACACCAGAAGTATTTCGCCATAACTGATGATAGTGGAAGGCTGCTGCCATTTTTTATTGCT GTGGCAAATGGAGCAATCAATGAAACCGTGGTAAAGAAAGGGAATGAAGCTGTGCTTAG AGCTCGCTATGAAGATGCAAAATTTTTCTATGAGATGGATACACGCAAGAAGTTCTCCGAGTTCCGAAATCAACTAGATGGGATTCTTTTTCAT GAAAAGTTAGGAACAATGCTTGACAAGATGATGCGCGTTGAAAACATGATCACCAAACTAACTGTGGAGTTGGGAGTTAACGAAGATGTGATTCAGGTTGTCCAGGATGCGGCATCGCTTGCTATGTCAGATCTTGCTACTGCTGTTGTGACAGAATTCACTGCCCTTTCAGGAATAATGGCACGCCATTATGCTCTTAGGGAAGGCTATTCAGCACAG ATTGCTGAGGCCTTGCTAGAAATTACACTTCCTCGATTTTCTGGAGATATGGTTCCAAAAACTGATGCAGGGATAGTTTTGGCAATTGCTGACAG ATTGGACAGCCTTGTTGGCTTATTTGCTGCTGGTTGTCAACCTAGTTCCGCTAATGACCCATTTGGCTTGCGAAGAATCTCTTATGCTCTA gtCCAAATATTGGtggataatgataaaaatttggATTTGGTTCGTGCTTTAAGACTTGCTGCTGACGTGCAACCCATCAAAGCAGATGTCTCAATGATTAATGAT gTACATCTATTTGTTACTCGAAGATTGGAGCAATTCCTG GTTGACAAGGGAATAAGGCCAGAAATTGTTCGTTCTGTTCTTGCAGAACGTGCAAGTTCCCCTTGTCTGGCAGCGAAGACAGCATATAAA ATGGAGGCTTTGTCAAGAGAAAATCTTTTCCCTAAGGTAGTTGAAGCATATTCTCGTCCAACAAGAATTGTCCGTGGCAAGGATGTGGACACTGATATGAAG GTGGATGAGGCTGCGTTTGAAACAGATGAAGAGAGAGCTTTATGGAGCACTTTCACGTCCACTAAAAGCAAAATTTATCCTG GCATTGAGATTGATGAGTTTGTTGAGATATCCTCAGAGCTACTACAGCCGCTTGAGGATTTcttcaataatgtttttgtcATGGTG GAAGATGAAAGAATCAGGAAGAACAGGCTTGCTCTGCTAAATAAAATTGCAGACCTGCCTAGAGGCATAGCAGATCTTTCAGTTTTACCAGGATTTTAG
- the LOC7486786 gene encoding glycine--tRNA ligase, chloroplastic/mitochondrial 2 isoform X5: protein MDGMEITQFTYFQQAGSLQLSPISVEITYGLERILMLLQGVDHFKKIRYADGITYGELFLENEKEMSAYYLEHASVHHLQKHFDFFEEEARSLLASGLPIPAYDQLLKTSHAFNILDSRGFVGVTERARYFGRMRSLARQCAQLWLKTRESLGHPLGTVSEPAQLVSAKELLEAAVKKVHDEQRFFVLEIGTEEMPPQDVVHAGQQLKDLVLQLLEKQRLSHGKVEAFGTPRRLVVCVESLSTKQAEIELEVRGPPVSKAFDQEGNPTKAAEGFCRRYNISLDSLFRKVDGKTEYVHAHVRETARFALEILSEDLPSTISKISFPKSMRWNSQVMFSRPIRWIMALHGDVVVPFAFAGVLSGNLSYGLRNTPSATVQVESAESYEGVMQNAGINIEIEGRKRSILEQSNELAKSVKGRILIQESLLNEVVNLVEAPVPVLGKFKESFLELPEDLLTMVMQKHQKYFAITDDSGRLLPFFIAVANGAINETVVKKGNEAVLRARYEDAKFFYEMDTRKKFSEFRNQLDGILFHEKLGTMLDKMMRVENMITKLTVELGVNEDVIQVVQDAASLAMSDLATAVVTEFTALSGIMARHYALREGYSAQIAEALLEITLPRFSGDMVPKTDAGIVLAIADRLDSLVGLFAAGCQPSSANDPFGLRRISYALVQILVDNDKNLDLVRALRLAADVQPIKADVSMINDVHLFVTRRLEQFLVDKGIRPEIVRSVLAERASSPCLAAKTAYKMEALSRENLFPKVVEAYSRPTRIVRGKDVDTDMKVDEAAFETDEERALWSTFTSTKSKIYPGIEIDEFVEISSELLQPLEDFFNNVFVMVEDERIRKNRLALLNKIADLPRGIADLSVLPGF, encoded by the exons ATGGATGGGATGGAGATCACTCAATTCACCTACTTTCAGCAG GCTGGAAGTCTTCAACTGTCGCCCATATCTGTTGAAATCACTTACGGCCTCGAGCGCATCCTCATGTTGCTTCAG GGAGTTGACCATTTTAAGAAAATTCGATATGCTGATGGCATTACATATGGGGAGTTGTTCTTGGAAAATGA GAAGGAAATGAGTGCGTATTATTTAGAACATGCCAgtgttcatcatcttcaaaagcactttgatttttttgaggAAGAAGCCCGTTCCTTGCTTGCCTCTGGTCTTCCAATCCCTGC GTATGATCAGCTACTGAAGACCTCTCATGCTTTCAATATCTTAGATTCTAGAGGTTTTGTCGGGGTAACAGAGCGTGCTCGATATTTTGGTCGAATGCGTAG CTTAGCTCGTCAATGTGCTCAACTTTGGTTAAAGACCAGGGAATCCCTTGGACATCCTCTGGGTACTGTTTCTGAACCTGCTCAACTTGTATCTGCTAAAGAGCTTTTGGAGGCAGCTGTCAAAAAG GTGCATGATGAGCAAAggttttttgttcttgaaattggTACTGAAGAGATGCCTCCTCAAGATGTAGTTCATGCAGGGCAGCAa CTCAAAGATTTAGTGTTGCAATTGCTAGAGAAACAACGATTGAGTCATGGCAAAGTTGAAGCTTTTGGTACTCCTCGCCGACTAGTG GTTTGTGTTGAGAGTCTTTCCACTAAGCAAGCTGAGATTGAGCTTGAGGTTCGAGGACCTCCTGTTTCAAAGGCCTTTGATCAAGAAGGAAATCCTACAAAG GCTGCTGAGGGTTTTTGTCGTAGATACAACATATCATTGGACTCATTGTTTAGAAAGGTTGATG GCAAAACGGAGTATGTACATGCCCATGTAAGGGAGACTGCACGATTTGCTTTGGAG ATTTTATCTGAAGATTTGCCCAGTACCATCAGTAAAATATCATTCCCAAAGTCAATGCGCTGGAACTCTCAG GTCATGTTCAGCAGACCAATTCGTTGGATTATGGCCTTGCATGGAGATGTGGTTGTTCCATTTGCATTTGCTGGAGTTTTGAG TGGGAACCTATCTTATGGCCTTCGTAATACCCCCTCAGCTACTGTTCAG GTTGAAAGTGCAGAATCTTATGAAGGTGTAATGCAAAATGCTGGaattaatattgaaattgaG GGTCGAAAACGAAGCATCTTGGAGCAATCTAATGAATTAGCAAAAAGTGTCAAAGGACGCATCCTTATTCAGGAAAGCTTACTTAATgag GTTGTCAATCTTGTTGAGGCACCAGTTCCTGTGCTTGGGAAGTTTAAAGAGTCCTTCTTGGAACTTCCAGAAGATCTTTTAACaatg GTCATGCAAAAACACCAGAAGTATTTCGCCATAACTGATGATAGTGGAAGGCTGCTGCCATTTTTTATTGCT GTGGCAAATGGAGCAATCAATGAAACCGTGGTAAAGAAAGGGAATGAAGCTGTGCTTAG AGCTCGCTATGAAGATGCAAAATTTTTCTATGAGATGGATACACGCAAGAAGTTCTCCGAGTTCCGAAATCAACTAGATGGGATTCTTTTTCAT GAAAAGTTAGGAACAATGCTTGACAAGATGATGCGCGTTGAAAACATGATCACCAAACTAACTGTGGAGTTGGGAGTTAACGAAGATGTGATTCAGGTTGTCCAGGATGCGGCATCGCTTGCTATGTCAGATCTTGCTACTGCTGTTGTGACAGAATTCACTGCCCTTTCAGGAATAATGGCACGCCATTATGCTCTTAGGGAAGGCTATTCAGCACAG ATTGCTGAGGCCTTGCTAGAAATTACACTTCCTCGATTTTCTGGAGATATGGTTCCAAAAACTGATGCAGGGATAGTTTTGGCAATTGCTGACAG ATTGGACAGCCTTGTTGGCTTATTTGCTGCTGGTTGTCAACCTAGTTCCGCTAATGACCCATTTGGCTTGCGAAGAATCTCTTATGCTCTA gtCCAAATATTGGtggataatgataaaaatttggATTTGGTTCGTGCTTTAAGACTTGCTGCTGACGTGCAACCCATCAAAGCAGATGTCTCAATGATTAATGAT gTACATCTATTTGTTACTCGAAGATTGGAGCAATTCCTG GTTGACAAGGGAATAAGGCCAGAAATTGTTCGTTCTGTTCTTGCAGAACGTGCAAGTTCCCCTTGTCTGGCAGCGAAGACAGCATATAAA ATGGAGGCTTTGTCAAGAGAAAATCTTTTCCCTAAGGTAGTTGAAGCATATTCTCGTCCAACAAGAATTGTCCGTGGCAAGGATGTGGACACTGATATGAAG GTGGATGAGGCTGCGTTTGAAACAGATGAAGAGAGAGCTTTATGGAGCACTTTCACGTCCACTAAAAGCAAAATTTATCCTG GCATTGAGATTGATGAGTTTGTTGAGATATCCTCAGAGCTACTACAGCCGCTTGAGGATTTcttcaataatgtttttgtcATGGTG GAAGATGAAAGAATCAGGAAGAACAGGCTTGCTCTGCTAAATAAAATTGCAGACCTGCCTAGAGGCATAGCAGATCTTTCAGTTTTACCAGGATTTTAG
- the LOC7486786 gene encoding glycine--tRNA ligase, chloroplastic/mitochondrial 2 isoform X6: MYLALGVWAGKSGWMGWRSLNSPTFSRLEVFNCRPYLLKSLTASSASSCCFRKEMSAYYLEHASVHHLQKHFDFFEEEARSLLASGLPIPAYDQLLKTSHAFNILDSRGFVGVTERARYFGRMRSLARQCAQLWLKTRESLGHPLGTVSEPAQLVSAKELLEAAVKKVHDEQRFFVLEIGTEEMPPQDVVHAGQQLKDLVLQLLEKQRLSHGKVEAFGTPRRLVVCVESLSTKQAEIELEVRGPPVSKAFDQEGNPTKAAEGFCRRYNISLDSLFRKVDGKTEYVHAHVRETARFALEILSEDLPSTISKISFPKSMRWNSQVMFSRPIRWIMALHGDVVVPFAFAGVLSGNLSYGLRNTPSATVQVESAESYEGVMQNAGINIEIEGRKRSILEQSNELAKSVKGRILIQESLLNEVVNLVEAPVPVLGKFKESFLELPEDLLTMVMQKHQKYFAITDDSGRLLPFFIAVANGAINETVVKKGNEAVLRARYEDAKFFYEMDTRKKFSEFRNQLDGILFHEKLGTMLDKMMRVENMITKLTVELGVNEDVIQVVQDAASLAMSDLATAVVTEFTALSGIMARHYALREGYSAQIAEALLEITLPRFSGDMVPKTDAGIVLAIADRLDSLVGLFAAGCQPSSANDPFGLRRISYALVQILVDNDKNLDLVRALRLAADVQPIKADVSMINDVHLFVTRRLEQFLVDKGIRPEIVRSVLAERASSPCLAAKTAYKMEALSRENLFPKVVEAYSRPTRIVRGKDVDTDMKVDEAAFETDEERALWSTFTSTKSKIYPGIEIDEFVEISSELLQPLEDFFNNVFVMVEDERIRKNRLALLNKIADLPRGIADLSVLPGF; the protein is encoded by the exons AT GTACTTGGCGCTTGGGGTTTGGGCTGGGAAATCTGGATGGATGGGATGGAGATCACTCAATTCACCTACTTTCAGCAG GCTGGAAGTCTTCAACTGTCGCCCATATCTGTTGAAATCACTTACGGCCTCGAGCGCATCCTCATGTTGCTTCAG GAAGGAAATGAGTGCGTATTATTTAGAACATGCCAgtgttcatcatcttcaaaagcactttgatttttttgaggAAGAAGCCCGTTCCTTGCTTGCCTCTGGTCTTCCAATCCCTGC GTATGATCAGCTACTGAAGACCTCTCATGCTTTCAATATCTTAGATTCTAGAGGTTTTGTCGGGGTAACAGAGCGTGCTCGATATTTTGGTCGAATGCGTAG CTTAGCTCGTCAATGTGCTCAACTTTGGTTAAAGACCAGGGAATCCCTTGGACATCCTCTGGGTACTGTTTCTGAACCTGCTCAACTTGTATCTGCTAAAGAGCTTTTGGAGGCAGCTGTCAAAAAG GTGCATGATGAGCAAAggttttttgttcttgaaattggTACTGAAGAGATGCCTCCTCAAGATGTAGTTCATGCAGGGCAGCAa CTCAAAGATTTAGTGTTGCAATTGCTAGAGAAACAACGATTGAGTCATGGCAAAGTTGAAGCTTTTGGTACTCCTCGCCGACTAGTG GTTTGTGTTGAGAGTCTTTCCACTAAGCAAGCTGAGATTGAGCTTGAGGTTCGAGGACCTCCTGTTTCAAAGGCCTTTGATCAAGAAGGAAATCCTACAAAG GCTGCTGAGGGTTTTTGTCGTAGATACAACATATCATTGGACTCATTGTTTAGAAAGGTTGATG GCAAAACGGAGTATGTACATGCCCATGTAAGGGAGACTGCACGATTTGCTTTGGAG ATTTTATCTGAAGATTTGCCCAGTACCATCAGTAAAATATCATTCCCAAAGTCAATGCGCTGGAACTCTCAG GTCATGTTCAGCAGACCAATTCGTTGGATTATGGCCTTGCATGGAGATGTGGTTGTTCCATTTGCATTTGCTGGAGTTTTGAG TGGGAACCTATCTTATGGCCTTCGTAATACCCCCTCAGCTACTGTTCAG GTTGAAAGTGCAGAATCTTATGAAGGTGTAATGCAAAATGCTGGaattaatattgaaattgaG GGTCGAAAACGAAGCATCTTGGAGCAATCTAATGAATTAGCAAAAAGTGTCAAAGGACGCATCCTTATTCAGGAAAGCTTACTTAATgag GTTGTCAATCTTGTTGAGGCACCAGTTCCTGTGCTTGGGAAGTTTAAAGAGTCCTTCTTGGAACTTCCAGAAGATCTTTTAACaatg GTCATGCAAAAACACCAGAAGTATTTCGCCATAACTGATGATAGTGGAAGGCTGCTGCCATTTTTTATTGCT GTGGCAAATGGAGCAATCAATGAAACCGTGGTAAAGAAAGGGAATGAAGCTGTGCTTAG AGCTCGCTATGAAGATGCAAAATTTTTCTATGAGATGGATACACGCAAGAAGTTCTCCGAGTTCCGAAATCAACTAGATGGGATTCTTTTTCAT GAAAAGTTAGGAACAATGCTTGACAAGATGATGCGCGTTGAAAACATGATCACCAAACTAACTGTGGAGTTGGGAGTTAACGAAGATGTGATTCAGGTTGTCCAGGATGCGGCATCGCTTGCTATGTCAGATCTTGCTACTGCTGTTGTGACAGAATTCACTGCCCTTTCAGGAATAATGGCACGCCATTATGCTCTTAGGGAAGGCTATTCAGCACAG ATTGCTGAGGCCTTGCTAGAAATTACACTTCCTCGATTTTCTGGAGATATGGTTCCAAAAACTGATGCAGGGATAGTTTTGGCAATTGCTGACAG ATTGGACAGCCTTGTTGGCTTATTTGCTGCTGGTTGTCAACCTAGTTCCGCTAATGACCCATTTGGCTTGCGAAGAATCTCTTATGCTCTA gtCCAAATATTGGtggataatgataaaaatttggATTTGGTTCGTGCTTTAAGACTTGCTGCTGACGTGCAACCCATCAAAGCAGATGTCTCAATGATTAATGAT gTACATCTATTTGTTACTCGAAGATTGGAGCAATTCCTG GTTGACAAGGGAATAAGGCCAGAAATTGTTCGTTCTGTTCTTGCAGAACGTGCAAGTTCCCCTTGTCTGGCAGCGAAGACAGCATATAAA ATGGAGGCTTTGTCAAGAGAAAATCTTTTCCCTAAGGTAGTTGAAGCATATTCTCGTCCAACAAGAATTGTCCGTGGCAAGGATGTGGACACTGATATGAAG GTGGATGAGGCTGCGTTTGAAACAGATGAAGAGAGAGCTTTATGGAGCACTTTCACGTCCACTAAAAGCAAAATTTATCCTG GCATTGAGATTGATGAGTTTGTTGAGATATCCTCAGAGCTACTACAGCCGCTTGAGGATTTcttcaataatgtttttgtcATGGTG GAAGATGAAAGAATCAGGAAGAACAGGCTTGCTCTGCTAAATAAAATTGCAGACCTGCCTAGAGGCATAGCAGATCTTTCAGTTTTACCAGGATTTTAG